GGCAAAGGCCGACATCAGGGCCTCGAAGGCGAGGAAGGCACCGGGGTGCGGTTCCCGCTCCGGCAAGGCCCCCTGGGCCACCGCTGCTGCCGCGTTCAGCCCCGCCAGGGCCAGGGGATCATCAAACAGGACCGAAGGCCCCTCCCCGACCGGCTCCAGCCGGGCTGACCCGAGCTGATCGGACGTGCGGGAGCGAAAGGCGGCCTCGACCCTGGCCCCAGGCTGCAGGAACGGCTTCATGCGCCGCGAAGCCCCGCCCGCGACATAGGTGGCGCGCCGCCCATGCGACCTTGTCAGCAGATCCACCACCACGCCGGTGTCGCCATGACTGCGTGCCGACAGAACGAAGGCCTCGTCCTGAAACTCCATCAGGGGGCCGGGGTCTCGCGAACGACGGCGACGACGGCGTCGGCCTTGTCAT
The genomic region above belongs to Brevundimonas vitisensis and contains:
- the recO gene encoding DNA repair protein RecO translates to MEFQDEAFVLSARSHGDTGVVVDLLTRSHGRRATYVAGGASRRMKPFLQPGARVEAAFRSRTSDQLGSARLEPVGEGPSVLFDDPLALAGLNAAAAVAQGALPEREPHPGAFLAFEALMSAFAIPAVWPAVFVRFEAGLLEDLGFGLDLAACAVTGAMDDLVWVSPRTGRAVSRTAGAPYADKLLVLPPFMLGAQAGLAEGDVGAGLELTGHFMEAFVFHPQNRPLPSARLWLVNRLADAGRL